From Xiphophorus hellerii strain 12219 chromosome 6, Xiphophorus_hellerii-4.1, whole genome shotgun sequence, the proteins below share one genomic window:
- the cdc7 gene encoding cell division cycle 7-related protein kinase, protein MELSPVCSEDISSHGGILKSDTAHRKRKISKDVELDIQSLYKAVPQLSKVFLITDKIGEGTFSSVYLGEAQMHDGRREMFALKHLIPTSHPTRIAAELQCLTLAGGRDNVMGVTYCFRKEDHVVIVMPYMEHQPIVDIIGSLSYEEVRLYIYHLLKALKHIHQFGIIHRDIKPNNFLYNRKHRMYALVDFGLAQGTADSQIELLKVMRQKPSQKGGGPPGKQETAQRSRALPKPPVKTTSTAPTSLALPPHQSVPSTSSSSSPRITISPPAPGKALVRKARATSYSRTKLTKDLAGLRRVPRPVFGERNLNSCTPAPPTSKHAPLKTESLKAKKTEDAASYKHASANRVLVSVRTSSSSQKPQRAPQQGLTCNCYLTDRVCNVCLARKQQVAPRAGTPGFRAPEVLTKCPNQGTAIDVWSAGVILLSLLSGRYPFFKASDDLIALAQIMTIRGSRETIRAAKTFGKAVVCSRELPRQDLRTLCEKLRGRRSSADVTMVPEAGGETSAARRNTDQDETPTHSSNGPQLNTHKGEISETRPELHEHSGSSKAPTNQSFPSESKVGDDKKGWDRVPDEAFDLLDLLLDLNPSTRITAAEALQHHLFKDL, encoded by the exons ATGGAGCTTTCTCCTGTCTGCTCCGAGGACATCAGCTCACATGGAGGCATTTTGAAATCAGACACAGCtcacaggaaaagaaaaatctcaa AGGATGTGGAGCTGGATATTCAGTCCCTGTACAAAGCTGTCCCTCAGCTCTCCAAAGTGTTTCTCATCACAGACAAAATTGGAGAAG GCACTTTCAGCTCAGTGTACTTGGGTGAAGCCCAGATGCATGATGGGAGGAGAGAGATGTTTGCACTGAAGCATCTCATCCCCACCAGCCATCCGACACGCATTGCTGCTGAACTTCAGTGCCTGACTTTGGCAGG CGGCAGGGACAATGTGATGGGAGTGACGTACTGCTTCAGGAAGGAGGACCACGTTGTAATCGTAATGCCATACATGGAGCATCAACCTATTGTG GACATCATCGGGTCACTGAGCTACGAAGAGGTCCGCCTGTACATCTACCACCTGCTGAAAGCCCTGAAACACATCCATCAGTTTGGGATCATCCATCGGGACATCAAGCCAAACAATTTCCTCTACAACAGGAAGCACAGAAT GTATGCGCTTGTGGACTTTGGCTTGGCCCAGGGAACCGCTGACTCCCAGATTGAGCTGCTGAAGGTGATGAGACAGAAGCCATCACAGAAAGGTGGAGGGCCGCcagggaaacaggaaacagcacAAAGAAGCAGAGCACTTCCTAAACCCCCTGTTAAGACCACCAGCACCGCTCCAACTTCACTGGCTCTACCTCCACACCAATCAGTACCTTctacctcctcctcttcctctccccgCATCACCATATCCCCCCCAGCACCTGGGAAAGCACTGGTTAGAAAAGCACGGGCCACCTCCTACTCTCGAACAAAACTCACAAAG GATCTGGCAGGACTGCGCAGAGTTCCTCGACCGGTGTTTGGGGAGAGAAATCTGAACAGCTGCACACCAGCGCCCCCTACCTCTAAGCATGCACCACTTAAGACTGAA TCGCTAAAAGCCAAGAAAACAGAGGATGCAGCCAGCTACAAACATGCTTCAGCCAACCGGGTCCTGGTGTCTGTCAGGACGTCCAGCAGCAGCCAGAAACCACAGCGGGCCCCTCAGCAGGGCCTCACATGTAACTGCTACCTCACTGATCGCGTCTGCAACGTCTGCCTGGCCAG aAAGCAGCAGGTTGCACCCAGAGCAGGGACTCCCGGTTTTAGAGCGCCAGAAGTCCTGACCAAATGTCCCAACCAAGGCACAG CCATAGACGTGTGGTCGGCTGGTGTGATCCTGCTGTCCCTGCTCAGTGGCCGCTACCCCTTCTTTAAAGCCAGCGACGACCTGATTGCCCTTGCACAGATCATGACCATCAGAGGCTCCAGGGAGACCATTCGGGCCGCAAAGACATTTG GAAAAGCAGTGGTGTGCAGCCGGGAGCTTCCTCGCCAGGACCTCAGGACGCTTTGTGAGAAGCTGAGAGGACGGAGGTCTTCAGCGGACGTCACCATGGTTCCAGAAGCAGGTGGAGAGACGTCCGCCGCCCGCAGAAACACAGACCAAGATGAAACTCCAACACATTCCTCCAACGGCCCTCAGCTCAACACGCACAAAGGAGAAATCAGTGAAACTCGCCCAGAACTCCACGAACATTCAGGTAGCAGCAAAGccccaaccaatcagagcttccCGTCAGAGAGTAAAGTGGGGGATGATAAGAAGGGCTGGGACAGGGTTCCTGACGAGGCCTTTGACCTTTTGGATCTGCTGCTGGACCTAAACCCTTCCACTAGGATCACAGCTGCTGAAGCTCTGCAGCATCATCTCTTTAAGGATCTGTGA